Within the Musa acuminata AAA Group cultivar baxijiao chromosome BXJ2-9, Cavendish_Baxijiao_AAA, whole genome shotgun sequence genome, the region CCCTGGTCGGGTTGCTGACCTCGGTCCTTCGCAGGACCAGGTCGCCTAGTTTGATGGGTCGGGGTCGCACCCTTCGGTTGTAAATCTTTGCGACCGCCCTTTTGTACGAAAGGGCTCTCACATGTGCGTTGGCGCGCCGTTCTTCCAGCAGATCGAGGGCTATTCGAAGTCCTTCGTCCGAAGTCTTCTCGTCGTAGCTTTATGTTCGGAGGGTGGTGATGGCTACCTCAGGCGGCAGGACAGCCTCAgttccgaacgcgaggctgtaTGGGGATTCTCCGGTTGCGGTTTTGGgggtggtgcgcagcgaccacagcacgcTGGGGAGTTCGTCTGTCCAGGTCGATCGGGCTGCAGtcactcttcttttgagtccatccaggatggaccggttggttacctCCGCTAGCCCGTTGGTCTGAGGATGGGCCACCGAACTGAACCTCAGCTGGATGCCATGATCGACACAGAACTCCCGGAATCTTCTACCGGCAAACTGAGGTCCATTGTCCGTGATAATGGCcctgggcaacccgaaccgagttacAAGGTTCTTCCACACGAATTTCTCTACTTGATGTTCCGTGATTGTTGCTAgcggttcggcctcgacccacttcgtgaaatAGTCCACCCCTACGattatgtacttccgctgtccGGAGGCTAGTGGGAAGGGCCCGagcaggtccaaaccccactgcgcgaatggccacgcgcagtcgatgggactgagcgggaccgcgggctgcCGGGGTGCACGGGCGTGCTGCTGGCACGAACTGCACCACCGAACGTAAGCTTTGGCGTCCTgggacatggtcggccagtagtagccttgacggagtatcttgtgcgccaaggttcgcccgccgataTGCTCTCCGCATACCCCTTCGTGGGTTTCGGTTAGGACCATCTGGGCTTCGTCGGGCTCTAAGCATTGCaggagggggtaggtgaaggaccgtttgtaGAGGCGACCACACTCCACGGTGTACCACGCGTGCGTGCGACGCAGGCGCCGAGCCGCGACTTCGTCGAGGGGGAGGGTTCCATCTCGCTTGAAGCGCAGCAACTCCTGTACCCATGTGGTCGGCGTGCCGCCTGGGGCTGTAGTTGCTATTTCGACGGCGCGGGCAGGGAGCTCCTCGATCTCTGGCCATGTTTCGGAGATCGGTtttgacgccagcttagctagtGCGTCGGCCCGCTCGTTCTCCTCCCTCAGAACGTTGGATAGTGTGAAATAGCGAAACTTGGCGGTTAGGTCTcttacccgtgccaggtatttcgccatggtcgtGTCTCGTGCTTCGTATCCGCCGTtgagctgctcggccacaagttgcgagtcggtgaggacgcgtaTCGCGGCCACCTGCATTTCGAGGGCCAGCTCCAGCCCTGCCAGGAGCACCTCGTACTCCGCCTTGTTGTTGGTGGCTTTGAATCCGAGCCGAAGGGATCGCTCGAACGAGCGTCCATCGGGGGCGAGGAGGACCAGCCCTGCGCCGGCGCCCTTTGGGTTCGCCGAGCCGTCAACGTGCAGGGTCCAAGTTTCGGGAGCTTGTTCGAAATCTGCGTTCTCGAGCTGTGtcagctccgcaatgaagtcggctaccacctgggccttgatggcggtcctgggcgaGTAGCTTATGTCATGTTCACCGAGCTctaccgcccatttgaggagccgtcctgcaacatcaaattttgttaagacctgtcgaaggggttggtcggtgatgacctccaccgggtgtgcctggaagtaggggcgcaacttccgagctgagagtaccagggcgagtgcgagtttctctatcggcgggtaacgctcctcaggtccacttaggacgtggctgacgtagtagatcgggagttgttggccggagctttccttgaccAGGACGGAGCTGACTGCATGCTGGGAGGCCGCCAGGTAGAGGCACAGCTTCTCGCCCGGAGAGACGGAGGCGAGCCGGGGGAGGCTGGCCATGTGCTGTTTTATTTGTCTGAAAGCTTCCTCGCATTCTGGTGTCTATTGGAAGCTCTTCGGGCTcttgagcgccttgaagaatgggaggcagcgatcgcccgatcgggcgaggaagcgagacagagCGACAAGTCTTCCGTTaagtcgctgcaggtctttaacCGTCCGGGGAGACTGCATATTGATTATAGCTTGAACCTTCTCCGGGTTAGCGTCGATTCCTCTCTCGTGcacgatgaacccgaggaacttcccggaggtgacaccgaaagcgcactttgtggggttgagccgcatgccgtacttgcgtagcgtggcgaaggcctcggccaggtcggcaaggtgtgTTATGGCCTCctggcttttcacgatcatgtcgtccacgtagacctccatgtttctccctatttgatgggcgaacatcttgtttaccgtTCTCTGGTATGTGGCTCCAGCATTcttcaacccgaacggcatgactttgtagaagTACACGCCTTTATTGGTAAGGAAGGCCGTGTGCTCTCTGTCtccgggcgccatcctgatctggttgtaccttGAGTAGGCGTCCATAAAAGAGAGTCGCGCGTGACCGACCGTTGCGTCGACCAGCTAgtcgatcttcgggagggggtagcagtctttagggcatgcatcgctgagactggtgtagtcgacACACATTCTCCAGTTTCCATTGTGtttcttcacgaggactacattggacagccactgAGGATATTTggtttcttctatgaagcctgcggCTAGGAGCCggtccacctcctcttgtatTGCATGCTGTCGGTCAGGAGCCTGGCGCCGGGCCTTTTGTTTTACCGGGCGGGcgtcaggtgggatgttgagGTGGTGCTCCGCGATCCCTGgatcgacgcccgtcatgtccgatggggaccaggcgaagatgtcggcattttcccgtaggAGACCGACGAGTTGCTCCCGTTCTTGCTCAGGTAGTTCCGATCCGATCTTCACGGTCTGGTCTAGTCGGGCTTCTATCAAGGGAATGTCGACGGTGGACCCCGTCGGATGGGGATGAGGAGTCAGTTTTTTCGTTTCCCGCGGATCTGCCAGGGGTGACTTGGTCCTGGTTTTCTTGCCCAATTATACGGCGGTAAGGTAGCACCGCCGGgattctcgggggcttcccgtggCTTCCCCGACTCCATCGTGAGTCGGGAATTTAATggtctggtagtaggtcgagacgaccgctctgactttgttgagggtcggccgaccgagtatggcattgtaagcggtagggaggtcgaccaccaggaaagtggtcatcaccgtcttcgaccttgacggggtccccagagtcaagggcaaagtaatggcccccaggggcgatattgaatctcccgtgaaacCGGTAAGCGCCGAGCACATCGGGCTTAGGTTTCTCCTGGCCAAGCCTAGCTTCTGaaaggcgtcgaagtagagtatgtcggccgagctccccatgtcgaccatgatcctcctcacatgtgcgttggctaccctggcgGATATCACCAGGGCGTCGTCGTGGTCGGGTTTCTCGGCagctccggttgggaaggtaATCTCGGGCTCCGGCTCGTGCCCCGAGGCTTCGTCGGGGGCGGCTCGAGCATACGCCTTCCTGCCTGACGTAGAGCCTCCTCCTAATGCGGGGCCCCCGGCTATCACATCGATGTGCCGCTCGACGGGGCCCTCTGGGCAAGGAGACTGTTCCTTGTTCGGCCGAAGGTACTGGCTGAGGTGTCCTCTGAGGATAAGCTCCTcgatttgcttcttcaattcgtAGCATTGTTCAGTGTCGTGCCCGTGCTGCCGATGAAATCGGCAATATCTTGATCGGTCCGCGAGCTCCCGCGGGTTCCTCATCGGGCGAGGGTCCTTGAGCAGCCCTTTCCCCTTCTCGTGTAGGAATATTTCAGTCCGGGAcgaattcaaggcgggaagaggaggcctTGGGTCGGGTCTGTCCAACTTTCGCCGCGAGGCGGCGGGTTGTTGCTGTTGAGGCGGCTCTGACTTAACCTTTTTGTGTTCCTCCCGCCTTCCAGCCATCCAAGTCTCCGTAGCGATAAACTGACTAGcacgttggagcatctcggggaccgcgacggggggtcgctccacgagcgaccagaagaatCTGGAGGGTCGGaggcctgtcatgaatgcctgcatcaagaaagaggggtgagcgtccgacAATCCATGGATTTGGGTCGTAaatcggttcacaaaatgggagaggggctcgtcctccttctgattgagcccgaggagcaacgccatggacggcttaggtcgggcgtacgccaggaagttaagctgaAAAtctttggcgagctggtcgaaggaggcgacggtccctggcttcaggccgctgtaccatgtgcgggccgGCCCCCGCAGAGTCGTGGGGAATGCCCTACACATCAGGGCGTCAGAAGTCCCGAATAgtgccatctgggcgcgaaaGGCGGCCACGTGGTCCGTCGGGTCGGTGGCGCCGTCATACGCATCCAGGGAGGGAAGGCGGAAGTGCGACAGGACCGCCTGCtcttgtatctcgggggtgaatGGAGACCCTTGGCGTCCAtccaccccgagctctccctttgacttgcggacttcctgTTGTACATCGTCAAGCCTTTGACTGACAAGGCGTAGCTGAGCACGCAGAGCATTAGTCGAGTCGGCGGTCGGAGCGTCGGGCTCGGGTCGACTCGCTGTGTCTTCTGCTTCTCGGCTCCCCGGCCGAGCTGCGGGGTTTTGAGGTGAGACGGGGAGCTCAGGGAGTGGTGCGTGAGTCTGGACAGGGGTCTCCCGTTGTGGCGAGGGCCGGGTTGCGTGCGGAGGGGTCCGttgggagacgatcgggatgaAGGTCTGGACCATGCTGGTCAGGGTCTGGACTTGGTGGGCGAGGTCGTGCAAAGCCTCGGGCGATACTGACGGCGGGCGAGCGGGTGCGCCGTCGGGAGGCGTAAAGGCTGGGTCATTGAACAGTTGCCAATAGCGTTCCGCCACCGCCGCAGGGCGTTCGTCGCGAGCTTGGTCCTGCGGGGGGTGTTCCCCCGAGGCGGGGAGCCCAGCGGGTGAGGATTCGTCGGGGTGGATTCGCTGGTCACTTGACATttgaccctccttctagcgccaatctgttatggtaagtaactttttaagccgtggcctcgggaccaACGCGACTCGGTCCTGGGGTCCGGATGTCAGGGATCTCGAgcgacgtccctcggggtctccctgcggtcgggatcggtcgttcggggtggtagatcgggtcggcagctcagCAGCAGCGCCAGGAAGAGACCACcccgccttcgttcctgcacacaggtcgggccgggggctcggcccgacccctccgacgatcaagttagcgatgatgtggagagggttttggaggaagagaaaccTCCGTGTGTTGAGCGTGTGTGTCCCCTCTCCTCTGCtcaggactcaggggtatttatagaggaggttggaTGTTACCGGACGTAGTTGTCtgtagggcaggactgtacctttggtggcgtctgacattgccactggggctgcatGGGAGGCCGAgccgctgcagggtatggcgagcctcggggatCGTGTCGCTTAAGGGGatgctgtcatggcgtgtcaTATCACCACTTTTACCCCTATCAGTTACCTTCACCATGTATTCATTTGTAAAGTTGCTGAGGTACCTGTGTTCAAGGTGGCAGGAATTTTGATGATATAGAATAGCTAGCAAAGGGTTCAGATTGGCATCAAGGATCATATAGCGTCGTGTGAGTTTCTTTGTCTGATTTGGGTTGTTGGAGTTAGTTATTCTTGTGAATTGCCGGACCAACAAGAGAGTTGAcctgttttacttttttttttcacaaaactaCCCTTGACCCAACATGACATCTGCCTGAAATTATTTTGTTGATCTTATTTTCATCCGTCTTGAACATTGGAACCAAGAGTGCCATATGCTTCTTTAGTTCAGTACCTTTTCTGGGCTTATCTTTAGGTTGTAAAACCTTGCCAGAACTAAATTAATTTCTGTTGTCAAATGTTTGTCTGTTTGTTGAATAAGATTAACTTGCTTTTTATTTCTCTGATTTTAAAAGAAATTGTTAGAATGAATTATTTTGTTCTTACTAGTTTTATGCATCAAGAGTATTAGGACGAAAAGAAACTTGAGAAGTTAAATAAATTATTGTTGATCTATTGAAAATGGAGATTTTCCTTTTTACAAGGCTGCTTTTCTGTCAAAGAAACACACCAGCATTAGTACTTGTAGTTATTTACTACTTACAACTATTATTGGCTTCTTGTTTGGAATAAGTATTAGTGGTATGATACCTTAAATATTactgtattattttttattaatatattgtaGTTTTGTTATACTGTGGAATTCGTCTCACAAATAGTTATGGTTACTTTGGTCATTGGGTTTTAGTTCTGCAAACATACATTTTGTTACTTCATATATTTTGTGTGTTTCTgtgatttttttaatcattttcttatCATAGATACTTTAAGATGCTTCAATTGCTTTGATGGTATTGATAGTGTTGGCTGTTGTAATTCAGTTAACATAGTGAAAGTTGCATGCATTTGGTTGAATTATGAACAAGTAGGATAGAAGTATTGAACACCTATTCCTAGTgtacttttaatttatttttcacttTTTTGTTGAAACATTGATTTCTACTAAGATATTTTTTTCTTGTCAGAAATAAGGATAGAATAGTGAAGAGTCGTGCTGTGCCGCATCTAGTGGAGCTCCTCAGGTCTCAGAAGAACAATCTAAGAGAGCCACTGCAGCAGTGCTGACGCTCTCAGCTTCAACACCTAACAAACCAACTATTGCCACCTACGGAGCAGTGCCCCTTCTTGTTCAAATACTCATTGCAGGTAGTATCCAAGTAAGGGTTGATGCTGTCACAGTCTTGTATAATCTGTCTCCCTGTGAAAACATTTCCAATTTTATTCTTCCCTCAGAAGCAGTTAAGCCTCTCCTGACCCTTTTAAAGGACTGCAAGAGATACTCTAAGTTTGTTGAGAAGGTCACTGGTCTATTGGAAATCCTGTCCAGAACTGAAGAATTTGAGGTAGGGATTTTAACACTGGTAGAGACTGTTGAGAAGGTTCATTGCTCAACGCAGAATATGCTGATGGAGTGTTGCTTTCTTTGTGCAGTAGTTGCCAGGAGACATATGGGGATCTTTATCCTAAAAGAAGGTCCAATTCCAGGACTTATGTTAATTTTGGAGGGCACAAAGAAGGCCTGGGAGCGGGCTCACAACCTTTTGGATCCGAGATGACTACACTAAAAAGAAAGTTGTGTCGAAGGAACTGGAGATTCTAGTTTATGACATTGCTACTCGGGTTGATGATCCAATCAATGCTGCAACAACAGCGAAGAAATTAATGGAGGATATGGCTAGATGAGATACAGAATATACCATCACCAAGGTTCAGCCTTGACAAAGACACCGTTAGGTCACTAACTTGATATTGCTTTTTTCTGTAGCTGGTTTACAAAATTTTAGTTACAAGTCTAGGATTTGTTGGCATTAAGTGTAAGATAGCTGTGTTGAATTGTTTGTAAACCAtgctcttcttttcctttttgtttcccCTTTTCTATGTACATACACCTTATGCATACTGGCATTTAGCCATCTTGCTAGGAGTGGTGTGGTATGGCTTGAGTTGTGCAATGATTTTCTGCATAGTAATTGTCTTTTGTTTTTATTGAATCTTCAGTTTAGTGAAAAAGATGTTCTTGAAAATTCAATTTAGAAACCCGTAGTGGACTTTAATGTTGTTACTTTTATTACTTGATACAGTATATCAGTGTTCATGGATGATTGATTTGCAACTGCACTGGTACAGTTGATCTGCAAAAATGTGGGTAACCCCATTTAATACGTATCTGACATTTTGAGAAAAATTATCATGCTTATGATATGCCCACATTCCGGAAAAGTGATCCAGTCTGAGGAAAGCCTATGCATATAATCGATGAGTGCCATTACTGCTGCATATACAAAATGTTCTGAATGATGCTACATTCTTTTCAAATATATTTCTACTCCCAAGTTAATCTACCTCAATCAACTTGTGAACcatctttcttttatttgattGTTGCTTCCTTGATCTGAATCAATAGGTGATCGTTTGTATTTTTTGATTttgttattaaaaaaatcatgctaTGATGCAAATATTTCCCTGACCTTTTCGCAGATTGGATTTCCTCTTTTATCTTTCCTTCTTTGTGTGGATCATGTGCCAACAAAATTccttaagaaaagaaaagaagattaaatacataaataaataattgatgAAAAATGTTAATAAAAATGTAATGGgagaataaaatatattattaaagaaaATTTTCCTCATCAGATTTCTCTTTCTGAATTTTCTTTTCACAAGAAAATTGTTTCCATAAGAATAGGAAAAGAAGATTTTGTCCTAACAAGATTTTTCTATTGTGTTTTCCTTACGAACCAGAAAAGAGTCAAAGTAGTAGTTTATTGttgttttgataaataaaaaataaaaaacacatttatatgtttaaaaatattcTGTGTTTGGTATCCTCCACGGGTTGTGTAATCACTgaaaaatttaaatccatttttttcttaaaatttaaaaattttataattcgaTTTTTACCCTATCTTAACAAGGAAAATTAATTCTCACTTGAAATCTAATTCTTGAATCATGTGGATAAGAattaattatttctttttttagtGAGAAACTCTCCCTCTTCTCATATTTAATGGGTAACCCTTGTTCATCGAGGGTGACCTAGTGTTATATGTCATCAGAAGATCATAAGGGAGGACCTTCAACTCTTTCTtgtcaattatttttattttcagaattttaattcataatattctttgttcATTATTTCAATTATTCTCTATTTATAGAATTTTGATATTAACTGTTGATGATGTTTAGGATTAAAAAGATGTTATTGTTGCattgttttattattaaattttaaatccTTATTTGCTTAAAACTTAAAAAATCTATAATTAGAATTTTACCTCAGATAGGTTAATTTGTTTCCTTGCATGGATCATATAATAAGGAAAATTATTTCTCTGATAAAATATAATTCTTAATTCGTGTGGGTAagttagaaataaaataaaataattaactaattattAGATATAAGAATTAATTATTCCTTTCCTTATTGAAATCATCTTTCCTCTCCAATTTAATGACAAACAAACCTTTGTGTTCATCAATACTGGCATAGGTTTGTCTGTCAATAGGGATTGTGAGGGAGGAGGATCTACATCTTGGTGAGCTTGGTGAGAGATAGCTTCTCCTACTCTCTcttatcaattatttttatttttgaagtttTAATTCATAATTTCATTTGCTTATGATTGCAATTATTTCCTATTTTCAAAATATTGTTTGCTCATTATTTttagaatttaaaatatattattcatgcgcaattttattattaaatttattttacatATTAAATTATGATTCtg harbors:
- the LOC135622060 gene encoding uncharacterized protein LOC135622060; its protein translation is MASLPRLASVSPGEKLCLYLAASQHAVSSVLVKESSGQQLPIYYVSHVLSGPEERRLLKWAVELGEHDISYSPRTAIKAQVVADFIAELTQLENADFEQAPETWTLHVDGSANPKGAGAGLVLLAPDGRSFERSLRLGFKATNNKAEYEVLLAGLELALEMQVAAIRVLTDSQLVAEQLNGGYEARDTTMAKYLARVRDLTAKFRYFTLSNVLREENERADALAKLASKPISETWPEIEELPARAVEIATTAPGGTPTTWVQELLRFKRDGTLPLDEVAARRLRRTHAWYTVECGRLYKRSFTYPLLQCLEPDEAQMVLTETHEGVCGEHIGGRTLAHKILRQGYYWPTMSQDAKAYVRWCSSCQQHARAPRQPAVPLSPIDCAWPFAQWGLDLLGPFPLASGQRKYIIVGVDYFTKWVEAEPLATITEHQVEKFVWKNLVTRFGLPRAIITDNGPQFAGRRFREFCVDHGIQLRFSSVAHPQTNGLAEVTNRSILDGLKRRVTAARSTWTDELPSVLWSLRTTPKTATGESPYSLAFGTEAVLPPEVAITTLRT